Proteins co-encoded in one Kozakia baliensis genomic window:
- a CDS encoding ParA family protein, whose translation MATISIASAKGGCGKTTLAIVLGAVLAEQGYVTRLLDCDLNQHASAFGAKNSLERLDVRPSVDEHNVLAELRSAEKEAEITLIDLPGGSSTLALKALQRSNFVLVPCQASLPDVRDAMKTIAQVDDAQDLARSPIARSLIWSRVLPGFESRAAKHVRMSAEETGSPIFSSALMERAAFREMHITGTAPTSNSPISAAAHNARAIADELVLRLSQLAENVA comes from the coding sequence ATGGCCACGATTTCAATCGCCTCTGCAAAAGGAGGTTGTGGCAAAACAACCCTCGCGATCGTTCTTGGAGCCGTACTTGCTGAACAAGGTTATGTAACGAGACTACTCGATTGTGATCTTAATCAGCACGCTAGCGCGTTTGGTGCAAAAAACTCGCTGGAGCGTCTCGATGTCCGTCCGTCAGTGGACGAACATAATGTTCTAGCCGAGTTACGATCCGCTGAGAAAGAAGCTGAAATTACACTGATTGACCTCCCCGGCGGTTCTTCGACTCTCGCGCTGAAAGCTCTTCAGCGTTCAAATTTTGTCTTAGTGCCATGCCAAGCCAGCCTACCAGACGTGCGGGACGCTATGAAAACGATCGCACAGGTTGATGACGCTCAAGATTTAGCGCGCTCTCCGATAGCCCGCTCGCTTATCTGGAGCCGCGTTTTACCGGGTTTCGAGTCCCGAGCAGCGAAGCACGTTCGGATGTCGGCGGAAGAAACGGGAAGTCCGATTTTCAGTTCCGCATTGATGGAGCGGGCTGCATTTCGGGAGATGCATATTACGGGCACTGCACCTACTTCCAATAGCCCCATATCTGCCGCCGCTCATAACGCGAGAGCCATTGCTGACGAGCTTGTCTTGCGCTTGTCACAATTGGCGGAGAACGTGGCATGA